AGAGTAGATGCAGATATTGGGTCTAATGGATATAGAGATTTAGCAAGTTCTTCATCTAGTCTACTCTTCAAAGGGAATACTTGAGCCTCTGAAATTGTAGTAACTAAACTTTTTAGGATTTTCTTAGATACCGGCTTTGAGTTATTCTTTAGGTGCTCAGAAGCAATAAATAGTAACTGTTCAACAGGTTCATTAAAGGTAAGCTCTTTTAAACGCCCCTTAACTTTATCCCATTCCTTTCTTTGCTGTTGATCTAAACCAAATGCATATGAATCGAATGCTTGGTGTAACGTATTAATGATGAATAGATTCTTATTCTCTTCATTTGCAAACTCGGAAAGTTGTTGAATAAAATAGAGCTCTGTTTCTGGGTTATTCTTTGCAGCATATTCTAGATATTTACCGAACTCATCAATAATTATAAACCAGAATACGCCATCTTTTTTATATTTCTCTTCTCTTTTCTTAACCTCTGCGAGTATTTCTTTATCGGAAGCATTTTCACTTAAGCCAAAATGAACCGCCATATCTTTAACTAAGGACTCATGACGTCCAACTAACATGTCAAACTCAAAAGCATCCGCCTTCGTGAGTTCTCCATTTAAAGGTTCAAAGATATTTTGATCCCCCCTGAGGTTTCTTTTGAACGCAACTAAAAAGGATGATTTTCCGGTTCCATATGACCCAATTATTGAAAAAGAGTGAATAGCAGTTTCAAAATTGGAAACAATTTGTTTGTATATATCAATAGAATTTGGTGTGACTACATATTCAAAGTTCTTATCTGAATCTCTTTGAATATTGATAGAAGGTGAGAATGTAGTTTTAATTGTATTAGTCATAATATGCCTCTATTACATCCGATAGTTCAGGTTTTGAACTAAATTGCAATTCTCTAATCCCCGCATCTTCTTTGTAAACGACACCTTCGAATTTTTCTGTAATTGCTTTTACATGCATTAATAGACTATCTGCATCCAATGCAAATACTAATCCAGGACTGTTTTCATCATTCAATAAGTGGTTAAAAGAAATGGAACTTGAGCTTTTATATTTAGGATTAGAGAGAATCGAATAAAGTACAATTTCTGTAGGTAAAGATGGTCTTGACTCATTTTTGCATTCATACCAATCTTTGCGGTCGATAATAGGTTTAATGAGATCCAATTCAATTAAAAGGGAAGAAAAACTGTCTTCTATATCTTTAGAATTAAATTTGGAGTTAGGACGAACATAGTTTTTCAAAAGTACTCCAACATCAGTTTCAATAGTATTTTCAGAATGTTTTTCTTCACGATGATTGCACTCAGTTATTAAATAATTAATCAAGTGTAACTTCGAAAACTCAATTCGTTGTTTCCTGAAATAATTGAAAAATAAATTATAGATAGATGCCTTATTAGCTGAAACTAAATTGTAATGAAGTAGCCATAGTGTTCCAATATCTTCTAAGTAAGGGTCCTTTCCCGTATCATCAAATATAATACTTGTTAGTTGCTTGATGCTTCCATTATCATCTAGTAAATCAAATGCTTTCATCCAGTATTTAATGGAGGAAACCATATTTTTCCCTACACCTAATTCAATGACAGATAAATTGTCATTAAAGTTTTTGTCTGCGATAGTAAATTCATAACCTTTTTTAAGCCAAAGGTTACGACATTGAAAAGATTCGTGACCCGAGAAGCTAAGTGTGCCCATTTATAATACTTTACTTTTTAAACATGTTCTAAGTTTTGATAATATAGTCAAGTAACGACTGGGATTCGACAACTATAGATAAAATTTATACATGCAAAGTGACACCGTGGTGTCACAGTATTGACGAATATTTTCAATTCACCAAAACCACTTTCCCAATATTCTTTCGTTCTTCGAGGTAGCGGTGGGCGTCGGCGGTGCGGGCGAGTGGGAAGCTGCAGTCGACATGGGGTTTAATCCAGCCTTCTTCAACGCCTTTCAGTAAATCCGTCATCCATTGTTTGGCTTTGTCGGCTTCATGCCACATATGTCCGAGGTTCACCCCGAAGGTGGCTTTGTTATTACTCATGAGAGATAGGGGGTGAAAAAGGGGCATACCAACAACCGCTTTGAGTAGATTCACCGTGCCTTTGAGTCCACCTTTGTCGCCATCACTGGCGGTAGAAACACCAAACATTCCCAGCCTGCCCGTCGACCGTAGTGCTTGGTAACTTCGTTTCCATTCTTTCCCACCAAGTGGATCAGTTATGAGTTCAACCCCGCGATCATCGGTGAGTTTTTTTAGCTCGGTAAGCCAATCGTTGTTTCGGTAGTCTATGCAGTGATGCACTCCTTTTTCTTTTAGAAAGTCATGTTTGCGAGCACTTGCAGTGCCATAGATTGTTGCACCTATGTGATTTGCGATGTCGATTTGTGCTAAGCCAACACCTCCACCAGCGTTGTGAATTAAAATGGACTCCTCAGCTTTAAGTCCGCCCATAACATGAAGTAACATCCATGCCGTCAAATAGGTGACGGGTAAGGCGGCCGCTTCTTCAAAGCTCAGTTTTTCTGGTTTCTTGTAAACCAAATTTTGAGGTACTACTACTTGCTCTGCCTGTCCTTTGAATTTGCACATGGCCAGCACTTCTTCCCCAATACGAGAGGAGTCGGCGTTGGGACCGGCGGCTATCACTATGCCCGAAACTTCATAGCCCATCACACATGGTTTGGAGGGGGCATCCGGGTACTGACCCTTGCGTGCGAGGATGTCGGCGAAGTTCAAGCCCGCTGCTTTTACCTGAATTAGGAGTTCATTTCCATCGGGTATGAGGTCGGGTACTTCTTGGAGTTCAAGTACATCATAACTTCCATGGGCGGTGTTAACGAGCTGTTTCATGACAGTGGGTTAGGTTTGGTTTGGCTTAGGTGGAATATAGGTAATGGATTGATGTTTTGGTGTGATGCCTTTTTAATGAATTGTTATCAATGAACCTTTATAACTCTAATACCTAAGCACTAACAACGCCGTCGTCCTAAGTGCAGCGTGATTCAGGAACTTAAATTGGCTATGAATGTGTGAAAGGGGACTTACGGAACAAAGAGAGGGAATTAACGACATCTATATTTGCCTTAAAGTGATGACACTTTTGGCTTGACCTCCCGTTCTGCAACGGGACAGGCGCCAGTGCCCAAAAAGTCAATAAGATTCCAAACTCCTCCCATCGGGTACTTATTTCAACGTTGATATGTAACCATGCCGATGGTTCGTCAGACAGGGAATCTTAGGTTATTCTTCCCATTGCGAGATATGATGGAACAGTTTGGTTATCTCTGCTCAATTCCAACGCCGGGAGCGCTTGGAGGCTTTAAATTAAATCAGGAATTAAACATCAATCTTTAGATATCTCCCTTCGGTCGAAAAAAAAGCTGTCATCCTGAGTAGGAAAGGCTGTGGTGAGGCTGAAGGGTGCTAACACGAAGGATCTCAAGTGAGCGCACTACCCAAAGCTAGTTCAGGGGTTGAGACCCTTCGCAACCGACCAAGAGGCATTGGTTACATTCCTCGGCTCAGGGTGACAGCATTTTTCGTATTCCATTCCCCCAAACCCCCAACCAAGACGTCATCCTGAACAGCGGAGCGAAGTGAAGCGTAGGAATAAGTGATATCTATATTTGCCTTAAAGTGATGACACTTTTGGCTTGACCTCCCGTTCTGCAACGGGACAGGCGCCCGTGCCCAAAAAGTCAATAAGATTCCAAACTCCTCCCATCGGATACTTATTTCAGCGTTGATATAAATGGATGCCGATGGTTCGTCAGACAGGGAATCTTAGGTTATTCTTCCCTTTTTTAAATATGATGGAACAGTTTGGTTATCTCTGCTCAATTCCAACGCCGGGAGTGCTTGGAGGCTTGTAGTTCAATCAGAATAGTTGAGTCAATCTTTAGATATCTCCCTTCGGTCGAAAAAAAGCTGTCATCCTGAGTAGGAAAGGCTGTGATGAGGCTGAAGGGTGCTAACACGAAGGATCTCAAGTGAACGAACTACCCAAAGCTAGTTCAAGGTTTGAGACCCTTCGCAACCGACCAAGAGGCATTGGTAACATTCCTTGGCTCAGGGTGACAGCATTTTTGACCTCGTTCCCAACGTCCCCGTTGGGAACGCCTTCTAGAAGCTCCAGCTTCGCTAATAGCGATGTAATTTCATGTATTTACCAAACACAACAACAACGCCGTCATCCTGAACAGCGGAGCGAAGTGAAGCGTGATTCAGGATCTTAAGTTGGCTATGAATGTATATATGGGTTGTTGCACGAAGCGTTGTTTTAGATTCTTGCAGCGCAAAAAGGATTCCCCCTACAGATCCTGAATCAAGTTCAGGATGACACATTAATTATAAGCTGAATCTTGTAATAAACTTTGTCACTTCGAGTGTATACGTGAAGTCTAGAGATCGAAAACAAAGCTGCTATTTAACTTATATATCCAACCAAAAAAGCTGTCATCCTGAACAGCGGAACTGCTCAGCATAGACCAAAAAAAAGCCTTCTTTGAAAATCAAAGAAGGCTTTGGGTAAAATGTGATAAGCGTATTACTTATCGGTTTCGATTGGAGAGAAGTCAAAGGCTTCAACTTCATCCATATACGCTTGCCAGTTGGCAGCATACCAAGCGTCAACTTCGCGCTTAACTTCTACTAAGCGGTCGTCCACAAACTTCTTGAGCATCATCTGTGTTTTGCCCGGGCGGTCGTATGAACCACTTACCGATCTACTTAATGCAGTAACACGGTTTTGAAGAGGCTGAGTCAAATGAGGGTCACTTGTTCGACCACGAGATCGATCTACGATGAGTTTGCCTACTTCTTCGAGCTCTTTTTTGATTTCTTCAGAACGCTTCTTCATCGCTTTTGCGTCATCACCGTCGAGTTCTTTAAGCGAAGCCAACACTTTGTTGATCTGCTTAATATCATCCGTAACACGGGTGTTCATCGCATTCACTTCATTTGATAGCTCAAGGATATCACGAAGCATATCACGACGAGCAATTAAGTCGCTCATAGTAAAGTTCTCACGTGGGTCGAGCTTCACAACCAATTGTGTTTCGTCCGATTGATCACCTACGGTCACGCTAACGTTATAAGTGCCCGGTAGAGCAGGTGCACCGTTAACTCGGAAGAATCGAGCGTATTCTTGAGGTACGCCTGGAGGTAGTGGAGGTTGTACGGTTCCTTCTGGAACGTCTTCGTCGAATCTCCAACGAACCATATTGAGGCCATCTCTTACTGGTTGCTTGATCTCACGAATATGATTCCCTTGCATATCAGAAATTTTGATGATGGCTTGAGCACCACTAGAAGCAGCAGAAGCGCGTGGACCTCTAGGACGTCGTTCGTCGCCTTTGGCAACATCACCTTCTTTTTTCTTTGGAGCTTCAGGCTTCTTAGCAAAGAACTTGATGGTTGCAGAACCAGATGGGCGGTTTTCACCGGCAAAGGTTGAACTTCCAGGGTTCGCAGGACCGTCACCGTCTCTAGTGGTAGTCATGTATGCGACGGTAGGCTCTAGTACAGTAACAGGGCTTTCCTTCACTTTATCCTGCCCGTTGGCTGCAAGTACGCGCAATGGAGTAATGTCATCTAATACCCAAATAGCACGACCATAAGAACCGATTACGAGATCTTTTTCACGCTCTTGGATTACCATATCCATAGTCGACACAGATGGATAACCATTCGTGTATTTCGTCCATGTTTTAGCACCATCAATACTAACGTAGAGGCCATGCTCTGTTCCGAAGAACATCAAGTTCGGCTCTACAGGATCTTGAATAAAGGAAAGCGCATAACCGAATACATCGTCTTCATCAGCAAGTGATTTCCAAGATTTACCATAGTTGGTAGTATGCATTAGGTATGGTTTGAAATCAAAACGGCGGTAGTTGTTGATTACAGCAACCGCTTCGCCTTTGTTATGACGTGAAGCTTTGATTTGAGCAACCCAACTTCCTTCTGGAACACCCTTGAGGTTCTTAGATACATTGGTCCAAGTGTTACCACCATCTCGAGTTACATGGATGAGGCCATCATCAGAGCCCGCCCAAAGTACACCTTGTTCTAAGGCACTTGGTTCAATAGCGAGTAATGATGTAAAGTTCTCAGCACCCGTAGCATCGATGGTTAATCCACCACTAAGGTGCTGCTTTTGTTTTTCAGGGTCGTTGGTGGTTAAATCAGGTGAGATCACTTCCCAGCTATCGCCTTTATCAGTACTCTTGTGTACAAACTGACTACCAAAGTAGATGGTAGAGTTATCAAATGGATCTTGTGCAATAGCCGCGTTCCAGTTGAATCGAAGTACCATGTCAGGATCAGGATGAATTGGCTTAATGCCTTTAGTACGTCCTGTTTCTTTGTCGTAGCGAAGTACGTTCCCTTTTTGGGACATTGAATACCCATAACGAGCATCATCTGGATCAGCCATTACATCAAAGCCATCACCACCTGAAACTGAGAAGTAGTAGTCGTTGCGTAATCCACCACGAACCCATGCGTAAGCCGGACCAGTGTAAGTTCCATTATCTTGAAGTCCACCGTAAACATTGTATGGGATTTCATTATCCACATTGATGTGATAGAACTGCCCAAGAGCTAGGTTCTCAACGAATTGCCAAGTCTTACCCATATCACGAGTAATAGCCATACCACCGTCGTTTCCTAAGATCATGTACTCAGGGTTATCTGGGTGGATGTAGAGGGCATGGTGATCAACGTGAATTAAACCACGGCCAATGAGTCCACGGAAAGAGTTACCACCGTCTTCACTTACATTCACATTGGTGAAGATGCTGTATAGACGGTTTTCATTTTTAGGATCTACGTAGATGTCGAAATAGTAGAATGGACGATTACCGATTTCAGATTTATCGTTAATCATCTTCCAGTTCATGCCGCCATCTTCAGAACGATAAAGGGCATTGTCTTTGGCTTCAATAATAGCATAAACACGAGATGGATCGTTGGTTGCGAAGGCAAGTCCCATACGTCCTAAATCACCTTTAGGAAGTCCATTGTCTTTTGCTGTTTGCTTAGTCCAGTTTTTACCACCATCCATAGTGATGTAAAGTCCTGAACTTGGTCCACCTGATTTGAAGAACCATGGCTCACGACGGTGTTGCCACATGTTCACTAAGATCTTGTTTGGGTTAGATGGATCCATAACCATATCACCAACACCTGTCATTTGGTCGACGTATAGGATTTTCTCCCAAGTCTCACCACCATCGGTAGTTTTATAAACGCCACGTTGCTCATGGTCGCCCCAAGGTGAACCAATCGCACCGATAAATACGGTGTTTGGATCGTCTGGGTGAATGATGATTCGGTGGATGTTGCGCGTTTCTTCAAGGCCCATCAACTCCCATGTTTTACCGGCGTCTAAACTACGGTATACCCCATAGCCACCGTTTAAACTGTTTCTTGGGTTTCCTTCACCCGTACCCGCCCAAACAATGCTTGGGTTTTTCTGTGATACTGCAACAGCACCAATAGAAAGAGCGAGGTTGTCATCAAAAATGGGTTCCCAGTCGATGCCACCACTTTCAGATTTCCAGAGACCACCAGAGGCAGAACCTGCGTAAATAATATCGGGATCGGTGCGTACTACATCGATAGATGTGATACGTCCACTCATATTAGCTGGGCCAATATTCCGTGGTTTCATAGACTCAATGAGGTCTAAATCTAGCGATTGTGCAAAGGTGGTACCTGTGCTCAAAACTAGACCCATAAGTAGAAGTAAAAACGAGAATAGTCGTGTACTTCTAGATAGAATCGTTGTATTCATAATAGATTTTTGTGTGTTCGTATTAACAAAGAATGGCAAGCGGAAATGCAGTGATGTTATATAACAGCGCTGATTTAGAAGAGGAGAGGTAGTTAGTACGTAAGTTTGTATAAGTAATTTTAGATCCCCAAATGAACTCCGTAATGCAAGAAAACGAGGTTGTGTTGCTATCCCTTATTTAGATTGGACGAAATGTACATTAAAAACTTTCATATTCAAGGTGGAATTGGGTAATAAGTCGTAATAGTGCTTTTGGTCTTGGTCTTGCTCTCGTTCCCAACGTCCCCGTTGGGAATGCATTCTAGAAGCTCCAGCTTCGCCAACAACGATACTATCTCTCAATTTTACCTACCCATATAATAACAACGTCATCCTGAACAGCGGAGCGAAGTGAAGCGTGATTCAGGATCTTAAGATGGCTATGATTGTGTGAAAGGCTTGTTGGATGAAGCGTTGCTTTAGATTCTTGCAGCGCAAAAAGGATTCCCTTACAGATCCTGAATCAAGTTCAGGATGACCACTTTTGAAGTATTGATCGCGGCATTAAGTGGATTGTTTACCTCATGCTATTATCCCGCAAGATCCTTCACCGCCTATTGGCGGATCAGGATGACCAATTAATTTTA
This genomic stretch from Balneola vulgaris DSM 17893 harbors:
- a CDS encoding synaptic vesicle VAT-1 family membrane protein — protein: MKQLVNTAHGSYDVLELQEVPDLIPDGNELLIQVKAAGLNFADILARKGQYPDAPSKPCVMGYEVSGIVIAAGPNADSSRIGEEVLAMCKFKGQAEQVVVPQNLVYKKPEKLSFEEAAALPVTYLTAWMLLHVMGGLKAEESILIHNAGGGVGLAQIDIANHIGATIYGTASARKHDFLKEKGVHHCIDYRNNDWLTELKKLTDDRGVELITDPLGGKEWKRSYQALRSTGRLGMFGVSTASDGDKGGLKGTVNLLKAVVGMPLFHPLSLMSNNKATFGVNLGHMWHEADKAKQWMTDLLKGVEEGWIKPHVDCSFPLARTADAHRYLEERKNIGKVVLVN
- a CDS encoding DUF4007 family protein, which gives rise to MGTLSFSGHESFQCRNLWLKKGYEFTIADKNFNDNLSVIELGVGKNMVSSIKYWMKAFDLLDDNGSIKQLTSIIFDDTGKDPYLEDIGTLWLLHYNLVSANKASIYNLFFNYFRKQRIEFSKLHLINYLITECNHREEKHSENTIETDVGVLLKNYVRPNSKFNSKDIEDSFSSLLIELDLIKPIIDRKDWYECKNESRPSLPTEIVLYSILSNPKYKSSSSISFNHLLNDENSPGLVFALDADSLLMHVKAITEKFEGVVYKEDAGIRELQFSSKPELSDVIEAYYD
- a CDS encoding WD40/YVTN/BNR-like repeat-containing protein, which produces MNTTILSRSTRLFSFLLLLMGLVLSTGTTFAQSLDLDLIESMKPRNIGPANMSGRITSIDVVRTDPDIIYAGSASGGLWKSESGGIDWEPIFDDNLALSIGAVAVSQKNPSIVWAGTGEGNPRNSLNGGYGVYRSLDAGKTWELMGLEETRNIHRIIIHPDDPNTVFIGAIGSPWGDHEQRGVYKTTDGGETWEKILYVDQMTGVGDMVMDPSNPNKILVNMWQHRREPWFFKSGGPSSGLYITMDGGKNWTKQTAKDNGLPKGDLGRMGLAFATNDPSRVYAIIEAKDNALYRSEDGGMNWKMINDKSEIGNRPFYYFDIYVDPKNENRLYSIFTNVNVSEDGGNSFRGLIGRGLIHVDHHALYIHPDNPEYMILGNDGGMAITRDMGKTWQFVENLALGQFYHINVDNEIPYNVYGGLQDNGTYTGPAYAWVRGGLRNDYYFSVSGGDGFDVMADPDDARYGYSMSQKGNVLRYDKETGRTKGIKPIHPDPDMVLRFNWNAAIAQDPFDNSTIYFGSQFVHKSTDKGDSWEVISPDLTTNDPEKQKQHLSGGLTIDATGAENFTSLLAIEPSALEQGVLWAGSDDGLIHVTRDGGNTWTNVSKNLKGVPEGSWVAQIKASRHNKGEAVAVINNYRRFDFKPYLMHTTNYGKSWKSLADEDDVFGYALSFIQDPVEPNLMFFGTEHGLYVSIDGAKTWTKYTNGYPSVSTMDMVIQEREKDLVIGSYGRAIWVLDDITPLRVLAANGQDKVKESPVTVLEPTVAYMTTTRDGDGPANPGSSTFAGENRPSGSATIKFFAKKPEAPKKKEGDVAKGDERRPRGPRASAASSGAQAIIKISDMQGNHIREIKQPVRDGLNMVRWRFDEDVPEGTVQPPLPPGVPQEYARFFRVNGAPALPGTYNVSVTVGDQSDETQLVVKLDPRENFTMSDLIARRDMLRDILELSNEVNAMNTRVTDDIKQINKVLASLKELDGDDAKAMKKRSEEIKKELEEVGKLIVDRSRGRTSDPHLTQPLQNRVTALSRSVSGSYDRPGKTQMMLKKFVDDRLVEVKREVDAWYAANWQAYMDEVEAFDFSPIETDK